The following is a genomic window from Choloepus didactylus isolate mChoDid1 chromosome 5, mChoDid1.pri, whole genome shotgun sequence.
GTATTCTGGTTGAAAGTGGGTATTCCTGAGCCTATCACTGACTTACTACAACAGACGTTTCTTATGCAGAGACCACACTCAACTAACACCTGGATTGAGCAGTACTTTTCGAACTCTAATATACACAGAATCAGCTGGTGATTTTGTTACattgcagattctgattcactaGTTCCAAAGGTGGGCCTGAGGGTCTACATTTCATATAAGCTCTCATGTGAAGCTAATGAATAGGTTCAGGGATCTACTATGGATGGTAAGGTTGTAGAGATTAGaatgtgaagaaaaatatgagagagagagaaagtagaggaAAAAAGAACTCAGGAAGAAGGGAAGCCTGGAGCCAGGCTTTTTCTTCTGCATCACTGTCGCTTTTTGATTGAGCCTTGAAAAGACTGTCTTGCAGAGGACGTATCAGGATCAAAGGGCTCTGCTGAGAAGATCTAGCAAGCAGAGCATCATGAACAGGAGAGAATGTACTAGCCTCCTCCTACCTCCTATTCACTTCCCCATGCACCAAATGGTGAAACAAGGGCAATCTCAGGACCATCTCAGGACACCTAAAGCAGGGCTACTGCAGAGGTAAATATGTCAGGACATGAATGTATTTAAGTAAAACCTCTTCCTTCTGTATCCTGATATACACAGATAATACATTCACAGGCACATTCTGCCCTCAGCACCCAGGTGGATAGGAAACCAGTCTCTGATATTCTCCCATGCAAGCTGAATGGACAAAAATTAACTGGTCAGGAGAAAAGAGGTTGAGCAACCATTTGCTCTCCAATGATTCCAGTTCCCTGCATCGGGGATCTTGGGGTTCGTTGCTCTTCAGATGCACATATGTAGATGATGGATCAAAACCATCACCCCTCACTTCAGTCCTGGGCATGCCCACAGTTGACAGCTTTCTTATCCCATTCCCTTGTAGGATCTGGGAGTCTCCTCTCCTTCTAGCTGCCAAAGAGAACAATGTCCAGGCTCTGACCAAGCTGCTCAAGTATGAGGCCTGTAAGGTGCACCAGAGAGGTGAGGAGCAGACTCCTGAGCACTAATCTCTTCCTGGGTCAGCCCCATCCATGTGGCTTCCCAGGAAAGCCTAGAACCTTGCGTTCTGTGGCCCTTGAATCTGTATTGTCCCCATCCCTCTGCCCCAGAGAAGTCATTTGACTCTTCTTTCTGTAAATGCCAGGAGCCATGGGGGAGACAGCGCTGCACATAGCTGCCCTCTATGACAACCTGGAGGCTGCCATGGTGCTGATGGAGGCAGCCCCGGAGCTGGTCTTTGAGCCCATGACATCTGAGCTGTACGAGGGTAAGGGGCCAAGGGGCCCAGAATGGAGGGAAGGATGGGCCTGTTGGAtattagagtaatgaaaatttcaagTCATTCCACGAGGTGGTTAATTTGGAGAAACCAAAGAGGCATTTAAGCCTCCCTACTCTGTACTCCCCTCTCCATCCCCTTCTTCCTCATCAAGCATAACTGCACATCATTAGAGCACCTGAACCCCTAAAATACTGaggaaagacagaaagggaaGAGTTAGGCAGAAGCTGGATGCTATGTGAACCCTACCACACCCAAGGGCTTTCTGAACTTCTTCCCAGAGCCCTGAGGTAGAGGACCATGAGTAGATATGGTGGGGAGCCCCTGTATGATCCTGGGGACAGACCCTATGATTGACAGCTCTCTCTGGGCCAGGTCAGACTGCACTACACATAGCTGTTGTGAATCAAAACGTGAACTTGGTGCGAGCCCTGCTTGCCCACGGAGCCAGCGTCTCTGCAAGAGCTACAGGACTGGCCTTCCGCCACAGCCCCAGAAACCTCATCTACTTTGGTGAGAGCCACGGCCAGGGTGGGCAGAAAGGCTGCCCTGGGAGAAGGGGAGGTGGAGAAGAAGACAAGATTGAagggaggctggggcagggacTGAGGGAGGGTGCAATGAGGAAAGCCCTGCCCTCAGCTTCATCTGGCTGGGATCCTGGGAGGGGTCAGCCTCTCTAGCACTTAAGGCTAGAGGCCAATTTCTCCCCAAAACTCTGTACCAGCCATCCCTCTGCTTCTGCTCAACAAGTGTCCCCTCAACCCAGAGCTGAGatgtgggggaaggaggaggcagtCACATGGGGGAGACTGCCCATTCATCCTGCTCTCTCATGCCATGGGTCCTTCTCTACCCCAGGGGAGCATCCTTTGTCCTTTGCTGCCTGTGTGGGCAGTGAGGAGATCGTGAGGCTGCTCATTGAACATGGAGCTGACATCCGAGCCCAGGACTCCCTAGGTAATTGCTGGGGGAAGAAGAGGGAAGTGTGAAGGAAGGAGCTGGGACATCCCCCTTACCGACCACAGGGTTGGAATGGGAAATATGTGGGACTTTGGAACAGTGACCCCATGACATCCCGTGTCCTCCCCCAGGAAACACAGTGTTGCACATCCTCATCCTGCAGCCCAACAAGACCTTTGCCTGTCAGATGTACAACCTGCTGCTGTCCTATGATGGACGTGGGGACCACCTGAAGTCCCTGGACCTTGTGCCCAATCACCAGGGTCTCACTCCCTTCAAGCTGGCTGGAGTGGAGGGCAACACCGTGGTGAGGGACACTTTCCGATCCCAAGGTGTCTTTCTAATGACCATTATCTTACACAGCTGGCTATAGGAGAAAATAGATTTGAATGCACTTCCCTCACTATTAAGTCCTATTACCAGCCCTAATAGAATTTCTTTCTAGCTCCTATCTCTCCTGTTCTCTAACTATCCCTTTCTTGCTAACTTTCTCTCCCCTGAGGTGTTGTGGGTTTATGGAGTCTAGATTCTACTTGGGGTTGTCTCTAATGCCCAGGTCCACCTGCTCTTTCAGCCAGCAGAGTACCAGCCCTCCAGCCTCTGAGCTCCCCTTCCCAAGCTCTAGAGGGAGCCATAAGGTGAAAGAGAGAACTAGGTTAGTGTGGAGACGGGTTTTTCTGCCCACTAAAGGCTGTGTTCAGTAAGCGAAGAATGAAGAGCAACTTAGCAACTGCCCTCTCTGGTGGTAGAGGTGGTCCTCCTAGACATGCTTCCCACCCACACTCTTTGAGTGTCGCCTTTGCTTACCTGTCCTGATTCATCTCCACCCTCCCTAGATGTTCCAACACCTGATGCAGAAGCGGAAGCACATACAGTGGACATACGGGCCTCTGACCTCTACGCTCTATGACCTCACGGAGATTGACTCCTCAGGGGATGAGCAATCCTTGCTGGAACTTATTGTTACCACCAAGAAGCGAGAGGTACTGGGTATTCCTGGCTGAAAGCAGCTGGTGAGGGATGTCTGAGTGTCTGAGCTGCTTGCTCTATTCTTTTACTGCTGCAGGCTCGCCAGATCCTGGACCAGACGCCAGTGAAGGAGCTGGTGAGCCTCAAGTGGAGGAGATATGGGCGTCCATACTTCTGTATGCTGGGTGCCATATACGTGCTATACATCATGTGCTTCACCATGTGCTGTGTCTATCGCCCTCTCAAGACAAGGACCAGTAATCGCACGAGCCCCCGAGACAACACCATCTACCAGCAGAAGCTACTTCAGGTGAAATCCTAGGGGCAGCAGAGCATTGGGGCAGGATTCAGCTCTCTGTCCTTTCTCAAACTTGTATCACCTTTAAACCCACATTCCTCCCATCACCCAGTCTCAAATATATGGATACAAACTTGAAATGCACACTCAGAAACACATCTACCCTCTTATTCTAAGAACAAAGACTGAGAAGACCCAAACCTAGTAGGTTAAAAATAATTTGACTGTGCTGGTGACCTCTGTGCAAAGGACACTGACTTCCAGGACCAGACAGGGCATGTGCATGTCAGCCCTGAGTGCTCTGAATGTCCTCTCTCCTCTCAGGAGGCCTACGTGACCCCCAGGGATGACATCCGACTGGTAGGAGAAATGGTGACTGTCATCGGGGCTGTGATAATTCTTCTCGTGGAGGTGAGGTGTGGACAGGATCTAGGGTAAGGTTGTCTGCCCCAGGGATCCAGCCTGAGCTCCAATATACAAGTATTTTGTATCTCCCTGGACTTTCTCCAGATTTCAGACATCTTCAGGTTTGGAGTCACTCGTTTCTTTGGACAGACCATCCTTGGGGGGCCATTCCATGTCCTTATGTGAGTACCCTTCCTCTTACCTTCATCCTTACCCTCACTAGTACTCGTTTTACCCCTGGATATTTGACCTCTAAAGAACCTTAACCCCCAGAGGTCCCTTTCCagggatgtgtgtatgtgtatatgtacctGCTTATGCAGGCTGAATCTGAGTGCGTGAGTACTGTCTCAGTTACACACACTTGTGGTTGGGTCCCCAGAATAATCCCAGCTCTCCTCCCACTCCCCCTTCTTGCTCCACCACAGCATCACCTATGCTTGCATGGTACTGGTGACCATGGTAATGCGTCTCACCAACGCCAGTGGGGAGGTGGTGCCCATGTCCTTTGCCCTGGTGCTGGGCTGGTGCAACGTCATGTACTTCGCTCGAGGATTCCAGATGCTGGGCCCCTTCACCATCATGATCCAGAAGGTctgtgcctcccccaccccaagtttCCTAAGTCCTCAGCCGCAGGACCTTTCACTGCCAGAGAAAGGTCCGAGAGCAGGAGTCAGCTAACACTTTTcgtaaaggaaatattttaggctttgaggacAACACATGGgctctgtttcttcctcttctcttcctacTCCACAACCTTTTAAGATTTAGTCTGCAGACTATGGTTTGACAACTCTTTCCTAGAAGATGGAGCTGTTAGACCTGTTGGGGTTAGACATACTAAAGGCTAGAAGGGGCAATTGTTCAGAGAAAGGTGTGGAGAtgttcctcctccttcttcctttctctagATGATTTTTGGAGACCTGATGCGATTCTGCTGGCTGATGGCTGTGGTCATCCTGGGCTTTGCCTCAGGTAAACAATCTCTCCAGGATGGGGGCCATGGGGGTGAAAGGTTGGAGGAAACTAGAAAGCACAAAATGCTTCTGGATAAACTAAGGGAAGGGTTAGAGAGAAGTCAGAGATAAGAGCAGGCAATACAATATCTGAGATGGGATGTTAGAACCCAAAGGTAAGGGAAAATTGGGAGAAGTAGCTCAGCTTCAGGAGGGTAAAACTTCCGGAAAATAAATTAAGACCTCAGAGTATGGAGCATCAGAGGGCTGGGAGGGTGATACTGGAGGGAATTGGACTGAAATGGGCAGCGAAGGGCAGGTTGTACGCTAGTCATGTGTATGGTTGCCCTGATAATTCTCACCCCCTTGGGTGGAGCAGCCTTCTATATCATCTTCCAGACAGAGGACTCCAGCGAGCTGGGCCATTTCTACAATTACCCCATGGCTCTGTTCAGCACCTTCGAGCTGTTCCTCACCATCATCGACGGCCCTGCCAACTATGCTGTGGATCTGCCCTTCATGTACAGCATCACCTATGCAGCCTTCGCCATCATCGCCGCGCTGCTCATGCTCAACCTCCTTATCGCCATGATGGGTGACACGCACTGGCGTGTGGCCCACGAGCGGGATGAGCTGTGGAGGGCCCAGGTGAGCCCCCTGGTGGCGGAAGGGTGTGCAAATCGCTGCTTCCTGCCAAGCAACTGGCCTAGCTCAGAAAGAAGCAGGATATTTTGACCCCACAAATGTTTGGATGGTTATTACACAGTACACAAAATAATGCAAAGTATATAGAAGAATTGGGTTAGCAACACGATCAAGCTGAAAAGAATTCCTTATAGTTTTCTCAACAGTTAGCTAAGAAAAAACTTAAAATCTCAGTTTTTTCTAGAATAATCAACAAGAAATAAACTAATGCTGGCTAAAACCACTTTCAGTAaattttgttaccaaataaaaacTGGAGTATCACGTCTTCTTGACAATTTTTAAGTCTACAAAATGTGACCCAGAAAAACTGGACTCGTTAAAAGTAACGGTCACAAAAACTTCCTATAGTAGATGTGTTCAGTAAGATCATGatgatggggacaaaaaccatTAAATGACTCAAATCTTCATGATAAAATATACTTAGAAAATGAATTATCtcaacaaaaataatttcagcaagatgaaaatggaaattctaaaaattggaagGCATTTAAATGGCGATACGtagaaaattgaattaaaaatgaaattggcTAAATGGTGTTTGCTAaggaaattattttctccatGAAATTTACTGCTTCAGTAGATTTCTAAGTGGaatgtttatttataaattgtCAATATGTCTGTAGGGTCAAAATACCCTGAAGCCCTCAGGACTCTTTCTATTTGCCTGCTCCTCTTCCTGCTCTCCTTGGAAACAAGGTTTCTCACACTCCTGCAGAACGAGCTTGGCATTTCCATGGACGTCAAGTCACTGGGGAAAAACTGAGGGGATCAAGCCACATCACCTTTCTCCCATAGAAGAGGGTCACCAAAGTTGCCACCCTCCATCCCCCTGCGCATCAAATTTTCCCAAATTGGCGGTGTCGTTTATCACTTCTGAGGAACCATGAGCTCCCAAGTTTCCTTGCTCTTGCTAAGCTGTTTTTCTTCTGTCTAGCGCTGTATGCTCTCCCCCTAACCTTCTCAGTCCACGTCTTAATTCTCAGCCTGTACTCAGCTTCATTCTCACTTTGCTTTCTGTCCCCACATGCAGGTCGTGGCCACCACCGTGATGCTGGAGCGGAAGCTGCCTCGCTGCCTGTGGCCCCGCTCCGGGATCTGTGGGCGCGAGTACGGGCTGGGGGACCGCTGGTATCTGCGGTGAGTGATAGCTTGGGGTTGGGGGTCCTTTGAGCCACCATGTCCACACGTTGTCCCTCTGCTCAGATATCCTCCTGTTCCTAAGGGCCCTGGAGAGGCCGGCACACTCCCTAGGCCCCGTGCCCAATGACTGAAGCTGCTCCCAAGGGGAAGGGCCCCAGCAGATGCTTGAGCCCTTTAATGCATCTGCAGAGCTTGATGGACCAGAGCATGCAGCTTCCTGAGGCCTGGCTGCTGGCGGGCAGGCATTCGCCTCCATCAGCACCAGCTGCAGAC
Proteins encoded in this region:
- the LOC119533986 gene encoding transient receptor potential cation channel subfamily V member 6 isoform X3, which translates into the protein MYNLLLSYDGRGDHLKSLDLVPNHQGLTPFKLAGVEGNTVMFQHLMQKRKHIQWTYGPLTSTLYDLTEIDSSGDEQSLLELIVTTKKREARQILDQTPVKELVSLKWRRYGRPYFCMLGAIYVLYIMCFTMCCVYRPLKTRTSNRTSPRDNTIYQQKLLQEAYVTPRDDIRLVGEMVTVIGAVIILLVEISDIFRFGVTRFFGQTILGGPFHVLIITYACMVLVTMVMRLTNASGEVVPMSFALVLGWCNVMYFARGFQMLGPFTIMIQKMIFGDLMRFCWLMAVVILGFASAFYIIFQTEDSSELGHFYNYPMALFSTFELFLTIIDGPANYAVDLPFMYSITYAAFAIIAALLMLNLLIAMMGDTHWRVAHERDELWRAQVVATTVMLERKLPRCLWPRSGICGREYGLGDRWYLRVEDRQDLNWQRIQRYTKAFHSLGPDDLDKNSAEKPELDRPHLFLPVPSVSRSTSRSSTNWERLRQGTLRRDLRGVINRGLEHGEGWEYQI
- the LOC119533986 gene encoding transient receptor potential cation channel subfamily V member 6 isoform X2, yielding MGETALHIAALYDNLEAAMVLMEAAPELVFEPMTSELYEGQTALHIAVVNQNVNLVRALLAHGASVSARATGLAFRHSPRNLIYFGEHPLSFAACVGSEEIVRLLIEHGADIRAQDSLGNTVLHILILQPNKTFACQMYNLLLSYDGRGDHLKSLDLVPNHQGLTPFKLAGVEGNTVMFQHLMQKRKHIQWTYGPLTSTLYDLTEIDSSGDEQSLLELIVTTKKREARQILDQTPVKELVSLKWRRYGRPYFCMLGAIYVLYIMCFTMCCVYRPLKTRTSNRTSPRDNTIYQQKLLQEAYVTPRDDIRLVGEMVTVIGAVIILLVEISDIFRFGVTRFFGQTILGGPFHVLIITYACMVLVTMVMRLTNASGEVVPMSFALVLGWCNVMYFARGFQMLGPFTIMIQKMIFGDLMRFCWLMAVVILGFASAFYIIFQTEDSSELGHFYNYPMALFSTFELFLTIIDGPANYAVDLPFMYSITYAAFAIIAALLMLNLLIAMMGDTHWRVAHERDELWRAQVVATTVMLERKLPRCLWPRSGICGREYGLGDRWYLRVEDRQDLNWQRIQRYTKAFHSLGPDDLDKNSAEKPELDRPHLFLPVPSVSRSTSRSSTNWERLRQGTLRRDLRGVINRGLEHGEGWEYQI
- the LOC119533986 gene encoding transient receptor potential cation channel subfamily V member 6 isoform X1, with amino-acid sequence MGWSLPKEKGLILCLWNKFCRWFRRGKSWAQYRDEQNLLQQKRIWESPLLLAAKENNVQALTKLLKYEACKVHQRGAMGETALHIAALYDNLEAAMVLMEAAPELVFEPMTSELYEGQTALHIAVVNQNVNLVRALLAHGASVSARATGLAFRHSPRNLIYFGEHPLSFAACVGSEEIVRLLIEHGADIRAQDSLGNTVLHILILQPNKTFACQMYNLLLSYDGRGDHLKSLDLVPNHQGLTPFKLAGVEGNTVMFQHLMQKRKHIQWTYGPLTSTLYDLTEIDSSGDEQSLLELIVTTKKREARQILDQTPVKELVSLKWRRYGRPYFCMLGAIYVLYIMCFTMCCVYRPLKTRTSNRTSPRDNTIYQQKLLQEAYVTPRDDIRLVGEMVTVIGAVIILLVEISDIFRFGVTRFFGQTILGGPFHVLIITYACMVLVTMVMRLTNASGEVVPMSFALVLGWCNVMYFARGFQMLGPFTIMIQKMIFGDLMRFCWLMAVVILGFASAFYIIFQTEDSSELGHFYNYPMALFSTFELFLTIIDGPANYAVDLPFMYSITYAAFAIIAALLMLNLLIAMMGDTHWRVAHERDELWRAQVVATTVMLERKLPRCLWPRSGICGREYGLGDRWYLRVEDRQDLNWQRIQRYTKAFHSLGPDDLDKNSAEKPELDRPHLFLPVPSVSRSTSRSSTNWERLRQGTLRRDLRGVINRGLEHGEGWEYQI